One Kitasatospora sp. NBC_01287 DNA window includes the following coding sequences:
- a CDS encoding alpha-amylase family glycosyl hydrolase, producing MAPVSPRQPAVPAWLSEAVLYQVYPQSFADSNGDGIGDLPGVTAHLDHLADLGVSALWLSPCFSSEFGDAGYDVADYLAIAPRYGTNADLAELVGAAAARGIRVLLDLVPGHTSHRHPWFQRAAHDPGDDRYIWSERITAPVHEWIPNQGRRGGFYRANFYPIQPALNFGYARPDPAEPWRSPVDAPGPLANRAALREIMAHWFGLGVAGFRVDMAASLVKDDPGQVETGKLWGELRAWLDREHPDKVLIAEWGDPARSVPAGLHADFFLHFNGRALRSLWDNGSGSQGSWAHGEPCYFDPDGAGSPAEFLTAWQAADAAIAGRGLVALPTANHDFSRLACGPRTGEQLACAFAFLLSWPSLPVVYYGDEIGMRYVPGLPDKEGSQFGTEARQGSRTPMQWDDTPGAGFSTAEQADFYLPLDPAPDRPSVAAQRADPASTLNQVRRLIRLRRETPELGTGGTVTVLADGYPLAYLRGTTHLVVVNPRREPAELALPQLTAAALPLLVQGVRTTPGAVRADGFGYGIFRL from the coding sequence ATGGCGCCTGTGAGTCCCCGTCAGCCCGCCGTCCCCGCCTGGCTCAGCGAAGCCGTGCTGTACCAGGTCTACCCGCAGTCCTTCGCCGACTCCAACGGCGACGGCATCGGCGACCTACCCGGCGTCACCGCGCACCTGGACCACCTCGCCGACCTCGGGGTGAGCGCCCTGTGGCTCAGCCCGTGCTTCAGCTCCGAGTTCGGCGACGCGGGCTACGACGTCGCCGACTACCTGGCCATCGCCCCGCGCTACGGCACCAACGCCGACCTCGCCGAGTTGGTCGGGGCGGCCGCCGCCCGCGGCATCCGGGTGCTGCTCGACCTGGTGCCGGGCCACACCTCGCACCGCCACCCGTGGTTCCAGCGGGCCGCGCACGACCCCGGCGACGACCGCTACATCTGGTCGGAGCGGATCACCGCCCCGGTGCACGAGTGGATCCCCAACCAGGGCCGGCGCGGCGGCTTCTACCGGGCCAACTTCTACCCGATCCAGCCCGCCCTCAACTTCGGCTACGCCCGCCCCGACCCGGCCGAGCCCTGGCGCAGCCCGGTGGACGCTCCCGGGCCGCTGGCCAACCGGGCGGCGCTGCGCGAGATCATGGCGCACTGGTTCGGGCTCGGGGTGGCCGGCTTCCGGGTGGACATGGCGGCCTCGCTGGTCAAGGACGACCCCGGGCAGGTGGAGACCGGCAAGCTCTGGGGCGAGCTGCGCGCCTGGCTGGACCGCGAGCACCCGGACAAGGTGCTGATCGCCGAGTGGGGCGACCCGGCCCGCTCCGTCCCGGCCGGGCTGCACGCCGACTTCTTCCTGCACTTCAACGGGCGGGCGCTGCGTTCACTCTGGGACAACGGTAGTGGCAGCCAGGGCAGTTGGGCGCACGGTGAGCCCTGCTACTTCGATCCGGACGGCGCCGGCTCACCGGCCGAGTTCCTCACCGCCTGGCAGGCGGCCGACGCGGCGATCGCGGGCCGCGGCCTGGTCGCCCTGCCCACCGCCAACCACGACTTCTCCCGCCTCGCCTGCGGCCCGCGCACCGGCGAGCAACTGGCCTGCGCCTTCGCCTTCCTGCTCAGCTGGCCCAGCCTGCCGGTGGTCTACTACGGCGACGAGATCGGCATGCGCTACGTCCCCGGCCTGCCGGACAAGGAGGGCAGCCAGTTCGGCACCGAGGCCCGCCAGGGCTCGCGGACGCCGATGCAGTGGGACGACACGCCCGGCGCCGGGTTCTCCACCGCCGAGCAGGCCGACTTCTACCTCCCGCTGGACCCGGCACCGGACCGGCCCAGCGTGGCGGCGCAGCGCGCGGACCCGGCCTCGACGCTGAACCAGGTCAGGCGGCTGATCCGGCTGCGCCGCGAGACGCCCGAGCTGGGCACCGGGGGCACCGTGACGGTACTGGCGGACGGCTACCCGCTCGCCTACCTGCGCGGCACCACCCATCTGGTCGTGGTCAACCCGCGCCGCGAGCCGGCCGAGCTGGCACTGCCTCAACTCACCGCCGCCGCCCTACCACTGCTGGTCCAGGGGGTGCGGACCACGCCGGGCGCGGTGCGGGCCGACGGCTTCGGCTACGGGATCTTCCGGCTCTGA
- a CDS encoding class F sortase, whose amino-acid sequence MGNHAPANGDPSSSPDPLGRQRRNVLFAAVGACLLGLFMIHRAADPTAGLPPLPNSMAAQASPSASTSAAAGRTVPALAVPDARPTRLSIPSIGVNAPFTGLDVDSTGVLNPPPPDNTNLVGWYQGGTVPGNRGPAIVLGHVDTKSARGVFWGLSSVTPGTTVDIARDDGVTASFTVDSVNVFAKDQFPDDRVYGKTPDAQLRLITCGGAYDRKHGDYTANVVVFAHLTGLRES is encoded by the coding sequence ATGGGCAACCACGCTCCCGCGAACGGCGACCCGTCCTCCTCCCCCGACCCCCTCGGCCGCCAGCGCCGGAACGTCCTGTTCGCCGCCGTGGGCGCCTGCCTGCTCGGCCTGTTCATGATCCACCGCGCGGCCGACCCGACCGCGGGCCTGCCTCCGCTGCCGAATTCGATGGCCGCCCAGGCCTCGCCCAGCGCCTCCACCTCCGCCGCCGCAGGTCGCACCGTCCCGGCCCTCGCCGTCCCGGACGCCCGCCCCACCCGGCTGAGCATCCCCTCGATCGGCGTCAACGCTCCCTTCACCGGCCTGGACGTGGACAGCACGGGCGTACTGAACCCGCCGCCGCCGGACAACACCAACCTCGTCGGCTGGTACCAGGGCGGCACCGTCCCCGGCAACCGCGGTCCCGCGATCGTGCTCGGCCACGTCGACACCAAGTCCGCCCGCGGCGTCTTCTGGGGCCTCAGCTCGGTCACCCCGGGGACCACCGTCGACATCGCCCGCGACGACGGCGTCACCGCCAGCTTCACCGTGGACAGCGTGAACGTCTTCGCCAAGGACCAGTTCCCGGACGACCGCGTCTACGGCAAGACCCCCGATGCCCAGCTCCGCCTGATCACCTGCGGCGGCGCCTACGACCGCAAGCACGGCGACTACACGGCCAACGTGGTGGTCTTCGCCCACCTGACGGGGCTGCGCGAGAGCTGA
- a CDS encoding Xaa-Pro dipeptidyl-peptidase, with translation MRTHRIRSVAGIATVLLALAAALLSPVSAAWAGTVRDGASQPTYSYANAIRETVWVDTGLDTNGDGHHDRVAADIIRPSEAAQAGIKVPVIMDASPYYECCGRGNESQLKTYDSQGHPVQFPLYYDNYFVPRGYAVVLVDLAGTNRSDGCVDVGGTSDVTSAKAVIDWLNGRANGYSTRTGASTVNPTWTNGSVGMIGKSWDGTIANGVAATGVAGLKTIVPISAISSWYDYYRSQGAPLYSGTPADLASEVEDPTDAATCGAEQKALAAGSPSNGDWSAAWQQRDYVANASKVTASVFVVHGMQDLNVRDINFGQWWNALASTGVDRKIWLSQTGHVDPFDYRRGAWVDTLHQWFDHYLMGVDNGIQNQPVADIERAPDQWTTEASWPAPGTVQSAVHLNPGALGGSSNTGKVSFTDDPTKDENTWAAEVDQSTSEKAAFTTAPLTQDLQLSGSGSVTLTVSSSTSSAHLSAVLVDLGPATIRNYQGDGEGITTLTTRSCWGDSTAGDSACYLDTAADTTQVNETVFSRGWADLGHYAGLDHTVRLTPNTPYTMTLQLAPSDHVIPAGHRLALIVAGTDDGLINPPSTRPKLTVDLTRSALTLPLVGGAGQLPAGTPTHPRSTAAASGPTAPAASAPVAVAPRRPAGLGIAGFH, from the coding sequence GTGAGAACCCACCGCATCCGATCGGTGGCGGGAATCGCCACCGTGCTGCTCGCACTTGCCGCCGCGCTGCTCTCCCCCGTCAGCGCGGCCTGGGCCGGTACCGTCCGAGACGGTGCCAGCCAGCCGACCTACTCCTACGCCAACGCGATCCGCGAGACGGTCTGGGTCGACACCGGCCTCGACACCAACGGCGACGGTCACCACGACCGGGTCGCCGCCGACATCATCCGCCCGAGCGAGGCGGCCCAGGCCGGGATCAAGGTCCCGGTGATCATGGACGCCAGTCCGTACTACGAGTGCTGCGGCCGCGGCAACGAGAGTCAGCTGAAGACCTACGACTCACAGGGTCATCCGGTCCAGTTCCCGCTCTACTACGACAACTACTTCGTGCCGCGCGGCTATGCGGTGGTGCTGGTCGACCTGGCCGGCACCAACCGCTCGGACGGCTGCGTGGACGTCGGCGGGACCTCCGACGTGACCAGTGCCAAGGCCGTGATCGACTGGCTGAACGGCCGGGCCAACGGCTACAGCACCCGGACCGGTGCGAGCACGGTCAACCCGACCTGGACCAACGGCTCGGTCGGCATGATCGGCAAGTCCTGGGACGGCACCATCGCCAACGGCGTGGCGGCCACCGGGGTCGCGGGCCTGAAGACCATCGTGCCGATATCCGCGATCAGTTCCTGGTACGACTACTACCGCTCCCAGGGTGCGCCGCTCTACAGCGGCACCCCCGCCGACCTGGCCAGTGAGGTCGAGGACCCGACCGACGCGGCCACCTGCGGCGCCGAGCAGAAGGCGCTGGCCGCCGGCTCCCCGTCCAACGGCGACTGGTCGGCGGCCTGGCAGCAGCGCGACTACGTCGCGAACGCCTCCAAGGTGACGGCCAGCGTCTTCGTGGTGCACGGGATGCAGGACCTGAACGTGCGGGACATCAACTTCGGGCAGTGGTGGAACGCGCTCGCCAGTACCGGGGTGGACCGCAAGATCTGGCTCTCCCAGACCGGGCACGTCGATCCGTTCGACTACCGGCGCGGTGCCTGGGTGGACACCCTGCACCAGTGGTTCGACCACTACCTGATGGGTGTGGACAACGGGATCCAGAACCAGCCGGTGGCCGACATCGAGCGGGCTCCCGACCAGTGGACCACGGAGGCCAGCTGGCCGGCGCCGGGCACCGTGCAGAGCGCGGTGCACCTCAATCCGGGTGCGCTGGGCGGAAGTTCCAACACCGGCAAGGTCTCCTTCACCGACGACCCGACCAAGGACGAGAACACCTGGGCCGCCGAGGTCGACCAGAGCACCTCGGAGAAGGCCGCCTTCACCACCGCCCCGCTCACCCAGGACCTGCAGCTCTCCGGCAGCGGCTCGGTCACGCTGACCGTCAGCTCCAGCACCAGCAGCGCCCACCTCAGCGCGGTGCTGGTCGACCTCGGTCCGGCGACCATCCGCAACTACCAGGGCGACGGTGAGGGGATCACCACGCTCACCACCCGCTCCTGCTGGGGTGACAGCACGGCGGGGGACAGCGCCTGCTACCTGGACACGGCGGCCGACACCACTCAGGTGAACGAGACGGTGTTCAGCCGGGGTTGGGCCGACCTCGGGCACTACGCGGGGCTGGACCACACGGTCAGGCTCACCCCGAACACGCCCTACACGATGACGCTGCAGCTGGCCCCGAGCGACCACGTGATCCCCGCCGGGCACCGGCTGGCGCTGATCGTGGCCGGCACCGACGACGGGCTGATCAACCCGCCGAGCACCCGGCCGAAGCTGACGGTCGACCTGACCCGGTCGGCACTGACGCTGCCGCTGGTGGGCGGCGCCGGGCAGCTGCCGGCAGGCACCCCGACGCACCCGCGCAGCACCGCTGCCGCCTCCGGGCCGACCGCGCCCGCGGCCTCCGCGCCGGTGGCCGTCGCACCGCGCCGGCCCGCGGGGCTCGGGATCGCCGGCTTCCACTGA
- a CDS encoding ferredoxin: MSAEEAVVSVDRLRCAGTGLCAATAPADLELAADGRARARRERTGAVAEVVEAAELCPMEAITVHRAATGEKLAPTW, from the coding sequence GTGAGCGCCGAGGAGGCGGTGGTCTCCGTCGACCGGCTCCGGTGCGCGGGCACCGGGCTCTGCGCGGCGACCGCCCCCGCCGATCTGGAGCTGGCCGCCGACGGCCGGGCCCGCGCGCGCCGCGAGCGGACCGGGGCGGTGGCGGAGGTGGTCGAGGCCGCCGAACTCTGCCCGATGGAGGCGATCACCGTCCACCGGGCGGCCACCGGCGAGAAGCTCGCGCCCACCTGGTGA
- a CDS encoding cytochrome P450, with protein sequence MHCLRADQPGPPVLTELLTGTPVWWVRRHADVRQVLTDPRLNRVGLYAPDAPPLTPYPNMLDDPDTILNIDGPDHQRLRRTVQRAFTPRAIERWRPWVASVVDDLVESLAGAEQPVELVAAFTRPLPVVVISRLMGLDGLDLKRLAHWSDHALAASAYTPQAVREAMLDFGAFGAQLVAQRRGDPGEDLVSSLVRAADEDGEVTELQIIKLVIGLVVAGHETTMTTLGNALVYLLSEDRDAWHELATGERRAAAAAEQLLRSVPLGDRVVAPGTLRRAAADVEIGGVLIPAGAVVAADTFTANHDPAVYPGKWRESLFEAPDAPHLTFGAGPHHCLGAWLARMELELGLHRLARRLPGLRLAVPASEIDWRRGLLTRSPQTLPVTW encoded by the coding sequence CTGCACTGTCTGCGCGCCGACCAGCCCGGGCCGCCCGTGCTGACCGAGCTGCTGACCGGCACCCCGGTCTGGTGGGTGCGCCGGCACGCCGACGTCCGCCAGGTGCTCACCGACCCCCGGCTCAACCGGGTCGGCCTGTACGCGCCGGACGCCCCGCCGCTGACCCCCTACCCGAACATGCTGGACGACCCGGACACCATCCTGAACATCGACGGCCCCGACCACCAGCGGCTGCGCCGCACCGTGCAGCGCGCCTTCACCCCGCGCGCGATCGAGCGCTGGCGGCCCTGGGTGGCCTCGGTGGTGGACGACCTGGTCGAGTCGCTGGCCGGGGCCGAGCAGCCGGTGGAGCTGGTCGCCGCCTTCACCCGCCCGCTGCCGGTGGTGGTGATCAGCCGGCTGATGGGCCTGGACGGCCTGGACCTCAAGCGCCTGGCGCACTGGAGCGACCACGCCCTGGCCGCCAGCGCCTACACCCCGCAGGCGGTGCGGGAGGCGATGCTGGACTTCGGCGCCTTCGGGGCCCAACTGGTGGCCCAGCGGCGCGGCGATCCGGGCGAGGACCTGGTGAGTTCGCTGGTCAGGGCCGCGGACGAGGACGGCGAGGTGACCGAGCTGCAGATCATCAAGCTGGTCATCGGCCTGGTGGTGGCCGGGCACGAGACGACCATGACCACCCTCGGCAACGCGCTCGTCTACCTGCTCTCCGAGGACCGCGACGCCTGGCACGAGCTGGCCACCGGGGAGCGGCGGGCGGCCGCGGCGGCCGAGCAGCTGCTGCGCTCGGTACCACTGGGCGACCGCGTGGTCGCCCCGGGGACGCTGCGCCGGGCGGCGGCCGACGTGGAGATCGGCGGGGTGCTGATCCCGGCGGGCGCGGTGGTGGCCGCGGACACCTTCACCGCCAACCACGACCCCGCGGTCTACCCCGGCAAGTGGCGGGAGAGCCTCTTCGAGGCGCCGGACGCGCCGCACCTGACCTTCGGTGCCGGGCCGCACCACTGCCTGGGCGCCTGGCTGGCCCGGATGGAACTGGAGCTGGGCCTGCACCGGCTGGCCCGCCGGCTGCCCGGGCTGCGGCTCGCGGTGCCGGCCTCGGAGATCGACTGGCGGCGCGGCCTGCTCACCCGCAGTCCGCAGACCCTGCCGGTGACCTGGTGA
- a CDS encoding ATP-binding cassette domain-containing protein encodes MIRTAALTKVYPKTGIAAVDRLDLAVHQGELFGLLGPNGAGKTTTVGMLTTRVVPSSGGAWIGGIDVIARPTLVKQVIAVVSQQNTLDRSLTVRENLVFHGLLFGRSGRTARRTADELLDRFHLTRWADASVFALSGGLAQRLMVARAIYHRPAVLFLDEPTAGLDPQSRLALWEILAGLIADGQTILLTTHNMEEADQLCDRVAIIDHGRVLALDTPDALKQAVDADTVVTVQAPGEPAALAELLGREIDGVNRARLLPGGVELQVKGGTHRLLPRVLGAAEAGGFEVADLSVAEPTLETVFISLTGKELRD; translated from the coding sequence GTGATCCGCACGGCAGCGCTGACCAAGGTCTATCCGAAGACCGGGATCGCGGCGGTGGACCGGCTCGACCTCGCGGTGCACCAGGGCGAGCTCTTCGGGCTGCTCGGCCCCAACGGCGCCGGAAAGACCACCACCGTCGGGATGCTCACCACCCGGGTGGTGCCCAGTTCGGGCGGGGCCTGGATCGGCGGCATCGACGTGATCGCCCGGCCGACCCTGGTCAAGCAGGTGATCGCGGTGGTCTCGCAGCAGAACACCCTGGACCGCTCGCTCACCGTGCGGGAGAACCTGGTCTTCCACGGCCTGCTCTTCGGGCGCTCGGGCCGCACCGCCCGGCGCACCGCCGATGAGCTGTTGGATCGCTTCCACCTCACCCGCTGGGCCGACGCCTCTGTCTTCGCCCTCTCCGGCGGCCTGGCCCAGCGCCTGATGGTGGCCCGGGCGATCTACCACCGCCCCGCCGTGCTCTTCCTGGACGAGCCCACCGCGGGCCTGGACCCGCAGAGCCGGCTGGCGCTCTGGGAGATCCTGGCCGGGCTGATCGCCGACGGCCAGACCATCCTGCTGACCACCCACAACATGGAGGAGGCCGACCAGCTCTGCGACCGGGTGGCGATCATCGACCACGGCCGGGTCCTGGCCCTGGACACCCCCGACGCGCTCAAGCAGGCGGTGGACGCCGACACCGTGGTGACCGTGCAGGCACCCGGCGAGCCGGCCGCCCTGGCCGAGCTGCTGGGCCGCGAGATCGACGGGGTCAACCGCGCCCGGCTGCTGCCCGGCGGGGTGGAGCTGCAGGTCAAGGGCGGCACGCACCGGCTGCTGCCGCGGGTGCTGGGCGCCGCCGAGGCCGGCGGCTTCGAAGTGGCGGACCTCTCGGTGGCCGAACCCACCCTGGAGACCGTCTTCATCAGCCTGACCGGGAAGGAGCTGCGGGACTGA
- a CDS encoding ABC transporter permease, whose amino-acid sequence MTAATTPTISIRPTRSVLAASRAALGALVRRDLLVLRKNFGEFAGRTIMQPLLLVFVFLYVFPTIGQGVGSGGGTAGESDFATVLVPGVVAVTIMFQGIQSVAIQLSQEFGYTREIEDRVQAPCPLWLVALSRVLSGATQGMISAIMVFPIAAVVHAPGVHAHLSVHWWIVVTLIPLSCLAMTSLGLVLGTTFEPRNIGLMFGFVVLPLVFLGGTYYQWTKLGAVKVGGFPWLQTLVLVNPLIYIAEGMRAGLTDASHMPLYVVYPVLIGFCVLFLGIGLRNFRRRVLS is encoded by the coding sequence ATGACCGCTGCGACCACCCCCACGATCAGCATCCGGCCGACCCGCTCGGTCCTCGCAGCCTCCCGCGCGGCGCTGGGCGCGCTGGTCCGCCGCGACCTGCTGGTGCTGCGCAAGAACTTCGGCGAGTTCGCCGGGCGGACGATCATGCAGCCGCTGCTGCTGGTCTTCGTCTTCCTGTACGTCTTCCCGACCATCGGCCAGGGGGTGGGCTCGGGCGGTGGCACGGCGGGGGAGTCCGACTTCGCGACGGTGCTGGTGCCCGGGGTGGTCGCGGTGACCATCATGTTCCAGGGCATCCAGTCGGTGGCGATCCAGCTCTCCCAGGAGTTCGGCTACACCCGGGAGATCGAGGACCGGGTGCAGGCGCCCTGCCCGCTCTGGCTGGTGGCCCTCTCCCGGGTGCTCTCGGGGGCCACCCAGGGGATGATCTCGGCGATCATGGTCTTCCCGATCGCGGCGGTGGTGCACGCGCCCGGCGTGCACGCGCACCTGTCGGTGCACTGGTGGATCGTGGTCACCCTGATCCCGCTGTCCTGCCTGGCGATGACCTCGCTCGGGCTGGTGCTCGGCACCACCTTCGAGCCGCGCAACATCGGGCTGATGTTCGGCTTCGTGGTGCTGCCGCTGGTCTTCCTCGGCGGGACCTACTACCAGTGGACCAAGCTCGGCGCGGTCAAGGTCGGCGGCTTCCCGTGGCTGCAGACCCTGGTGCTGGTCAACCCGCTGATCTACATCGCCGAGGGCATGCGGGCCGGACTCACCGACGCCTCGCACATGCCCCTGTACGTCGTCTACCCGGTGCTGATCGGCTTCTGCGTGCTCTTCCTGGGCATCGGGCTGCGCAACTTCCGCCGCCGGGTGCTGTCCTGA
- the metG gene encoding methionine--tRNA ligase, with product MARHLITSALPYINGIKHLGNMVGSMLPADVYSRYLRQRGHEVLYICATDEHGTPAELAAKAAGQSVADFCAEQHEAQKAIYDGFQLSFDYFGRSSSQQNREITQEFARELQANGFIEERSIRQVYSVADGRFLPDRYIEGTCPHCGYDKARGDQCENCTRLLDPTDLINPRSAVSGSTELEVRETTHLFLLQSKLADEVEAWIDEHGKDWPTLASSIARKWLTEGLNDRAITRDLDWGVPVPADVWPELAAEGKVFYVWFDAPIEYIGATKEWSDADPANRDWKSWWYEAEDVRYTEFMAKDNVPFHTVMFPATIIGTRAPWKKVDFVKAFNWLNYYGGKFSTSQQHGIFTNAALELLPADYWRYFLMANAPESDDTSFSWEIFAATVNKDLADTLGNFVNRVLSFSLKRFGDTVPAGDAPGEAERALGAEIAGLLAEYQGHLDTLQFRKAAQALRALWSAGNSYLENKAPWLEIKTNEAGAALTLRTAMNLIHLYGMLSAPFIPATSAAMRGVFASAKAGEPRWVSAEQAAALDFVAAGTAFTVPPVLFAKVTDEDLAAWRERFGAE from the coding sequence ATGGCTCGACACCTGATCACCAGCGCGCTTCCCTATATCAACGGGATCAAGCACCTGGGGAACATGGTCGGGTCCATGCTCCCGGCGGACGTGTACTCGCGCTACCTGCGCCAGCGCGGCCACGAGGTGCTCTACATCTGCGCGACCGACGAGCACGGCACCCCGGCCGAGCTGGCCGCCAAGGCCGCCGGCCAGTCGGTGGCGGACTTCTGCGCCGAGCAGCACGAGGCGCAGAAGGCGATCTACGACGGCTTCCAGCTCTCCTTCGACTACTTCGGGCGCTCCTCCTCGCAGCAGAACCGCGAGATCACCCAGGAGTTCGCCCGCGAGCTGCAGGCCAACGGCTTCATCGAGGAGCGCTCGATCCGGCAGGTCTACTCGGTCGCCGACGGCCGCTTCCTGCCCGACCGCTACATCGAGGGCACCTGCCCGCACTGCGGCTACGACAAGGCCCGCGGCGACCAGTGCGAGAACTGCACCCGCCTGCTGGACCCGACCGACCTGATCAACCCGCGCTCGGCGGTCAGCGGCTCCACCGAGCTGGAGGTCCGCGAGACCACCCACCTCTTCCTGCTGCAGTCCAAGCTGGCCGACGAGGTCGAGGCCTGGATCGACGAGCACGGCAAGGACTGGCCGACGCTGGCCTCCTCGATCGCCCGCAAGTGGCTGACCGAGGGCCTGAACGACCGCGCGATCACCCGCGACCTGGACTGGGGCGTGCCGGTCCCCGCCGACGTCTGGCCGGAGCTGGCCGCCGAGGGCAAGGTCTTCTACGTCTGGTTCGACGCCCCGATCGAGTACATCGGCGCGACCAAGGAGTGGTCGGACGCCGACCCGGCCAACCGCGACTGGAAGTCCTGGTGGTACGAGGCCGAGGACGTCCGCTACACCGAGTTCATGGCCAAGGACAACGTCCCGTTCCACACGGTGATGTTCCCGGCCACCATCATCGGTACCAGGGCGCCGTGGAAGAAGGTCGACTTCGTCAAGGCCTTCAACTGGCTCAACTACTACGGCGGCAAGTTCTCCACCAGCCAGCAGCACGGCATCTTCACCAACGCCGCGCTGGAGCTGCTGCCCGCCGACTACTGGCGCTACTTCCTGATGGCGAACGCGCCGGAGTCCGACGACACCAGCTTCAGCTGGGAGATCTTCGCCGCCACCGTCAACAAGGACCTGGCCGACACCCTGGGCAACTTCGTCAACCGGGTGCTCTCCTTCTCGCTCAAGCGCTTCGGCGACACCGTCCCGGCGGGCGACGCGCCGGGCGAGGCCGAGCGGGCGCTGGGCGCCGAGATCGCCGGCCTGCTCGCCGAGTACCAGGGCCACCTGGACACGCTGCAGTTCCGCAAGGCCGCCCAGGCGCTGCGCGCGTTGTGGAGCGCGGGCAACTCCTACCTGGAGAACAAGGCCCCCTGGCTGGAGATCAAGACCAACGAGGCCGGCGCCGCGCTGACGCTGCGCACCGCGATGAACCTGATCCACCTCTACGGGATGCTCTCGGCCCCGTTCATCCCGGCCACCAGCGCCGCGATGCGCGGCGTCTTCGCCTCGGCCAAGGCCGGCGAGCCGCGGTGGGTGAGCGCCGAGCAGGCCGCGGCGCTGGACTTCGTCGCGGCCGGCACCGCCTTCACCGTCCCGCCGGTGCTCTTCGCCAAGGTCACCGACGAGGACCTGGCGGCCTGGCGCGAGCGCTTCGGCGCCGAGTAG